One window from the genome of Myripristis murdjan chromosome 6, fMyrMur1.1, whole genome shotgun sequence encodes:
- the fam185a gene encoding protein FAM185A isoform X2, protein MFWCSVTQRLCVGLLRCRSLPACPKTPTGCHLSSVRSFSASPCSRTVTPAATEGNKPLKQWTLVVSPFSTVRVRLGCSISIRPLDPHAFPEANRAFVTVRGTSADQGVKLDNFHVHYDDQSKELLILAEKVNSNMSVELSAPIKSNLYVTTQGKGNVQVQKMECDVCMVQTEKGNCVLHSVKGHQVEVQSHGGHVTGVGTIHGNVDISAHGDSVVDVKKLQGTKMNVSTEHGPLKVKAIYAESTSVSSSSGKVELGHVHGNATVKSMSGDVIVDGSNGSLKVSSDRGDIDVYVGDNGSADLHSQEGAVCVRVPSSLRVGVELSGASVDISPEVLLHGAEHNTAQGQTTVTGYVNGDPQVDQRIKAQADRGSIRLKTQSWFESLKLGS, encoded by the exons ATGTTTTGGTGTTCAGTAACTCAGCGGCTGTGTGTCGGACTCCTGCGCTGCCGGTCCCTGCCAGCATGTCCGAAGACACCCACGGGCTGCCACTTGTCTTCAGTACGGAGCTTCTCAGCCTCCCCCTGCAGCAGGACGGTGACCCCGGCGGCCACAGAGGGGAACAAGCCCCTGAAGCAGTGGACCCTGGTGGTGAGTCCGTTCAGCACGGTGCGGGTCCGGCTCGGCTGCAGCATCTCCATCCGCCCGCTGGACCCGCACGCCTTCCCCGAGGCGAACCGAGCCTTCGTCACAGTCCGCGGGACCAGCGCCGACCAGGGCGTCAAGCTCGACAACTTCCACGTCCACTACGATGACCAAAGCAAAGAGCTGCTCATCTTGGCCGAGAAGGTCAACAGCAACATGTCCGTGGAGCTGTCCGCACCCATCAAAAGCA atCTCTACGTTACCACACAAGGGAAGGGCAACGTGCAAGTCCAGAAAATGGAGTGTGATGTCTGCATGGTGCAGACGGAAAAAGGCAACTGCGTGCTGCACTCTGTCAAG GGTCACCAGGTGGAGGTGCAGTCCCATGGAGGACATGTTACAGGTGTGGGCACCATCCATGGCAACGTGGACATCAGCGCCCATGGAGACAGTGTAG TGGATGTCAAGAAGCTCCAGGGCACCAAAATGAACGTTTCAACTGAACATGGCCCGCTGAAGGTCAAAGCCATCTACGCCGAGTCCACGtctgtgtcctcctcctctgggaAAGTGGAGCTGGGGCATGTACATG GTAACGCCACTGTGAAGAGCATGTCTGGAGATGTAATTGTAG ATGGCTCAAACGGTTCACTGAAGGTTTCCTCCGACAGAGGAGATATTGATGTCTACGTGGGTGACAATGGCAGTGCCGATCTCCACAGTCAAGAAG GAGCAGTGTGTGTCCGTGTCCCCTCATCTTTAAGAGTAGGGGTGGAGCTCAGTGGCGCCTCGGTGGATATCAGCCCAGAGGTGTTGCTGCACGGAGCAGAGCACAACACAGCCCAAGGCCAAACCACAGTCACTG GTTACGTGAACGGTGACCCCCAAGTGGATCAGCGGATCAAGGCTCAGGCAGACAGAGGCTCCATTAGGCTGAAGACACAAAGCTGGTTTGAGTCCCTGAAGCTTGGAAGCTGA
- the fam185a gene encoding protein FAM185A isoform X1, which translates to MFWCSVTQRLCVGLLRCRSLPACPKTPTGCHLSSVRSFSASPCSRTVTPAATEGNKPLKQWTLVVSPFSTVRVRLGCSISIRPLDPHAFPEANRAFVTVRGTSADQGVKLDNFHVHYDDQSKELLILAEKVNSNMSVELSAPIKSNLYVTTQGKGNVQVQKMECDVCMVQTEKGNCVLHSVKGHQVEVQSHGGHVTGVGTIHGNVDISAHGDSAVDVKKLQGTKMNVSTEHGPLKVKAIYAESTSVSSSSGKVELGHVHGNATVKSMSGDVIVDGSNGSLKVSSDRGDIDVYVGDNGSADLHSQEGAVCVRVPSSLRVGVELSGASVDISPEVLLHGAEHNTAQGQTTVTGYVNGDPQVDQRIKAQADRGSIRLKTQSWFESLKLGS; encoded by the exons ATGTTTTGGTGTTCAGTAACTCAGCGGCTGTGTGTCGGACTCCTGCGCTGCCGGTCCCTGCCAGCATGTCCGAAGACACCCACGGGCTGCCACTTGTCTTCAGTACGGAGCTTCTCAGCCTCCCCCTGCAGCAGGACGGTGACCCCGGCGGCCACAGAGGGGAACAAGCCCCTGAAGCAGTGGACCCTGGTGGTGAGTCCGTTCAGCACGGTGCGGGTCCGGCTCGGCTGCAGCATCTCCATCCGCCCGCTGGACCCGCACGCCTTCCCCGAGGCGAACCGAGCCTTCGTCACAGTCCGCGGGACCAGCGCCGACCAGGGCGTCAAGCTCGACAACTTCCACGTCCACTACGATGACCAAAGCAAAGAGCTGCTCATCTTGGCCGAGAAGGTCAACAGCAACATGTCCGTGGAGCTGTCCGCACCCATCAAAAGCA atCTCTACGTTACCACACAAGGGAAGGGCAACGTGCAAGTCCAGAAAATGGAGTGTGATGTCTGCATGGTGCAGACGGAAAAAGGCAACTGCGTGCTGCACTCTGTCAAG GGTCACCAGGTGGAGGTGCAGTCCCATGGAGGACATGTTACAGGTGTGGGCACCATCCATGGCAACGTGGACATCAGCGCCCATGGAGACAGT gCAGTGGATGTCAAGAAGCTCCAGGGCACCAAAATGAACGTTTCAACTGAACATGGCCCGCTGAAGGTCAAAGCCATCTACGCCGAGTCCACGtctgtgtcctcctcctctgggaAAGTGGAGCTGGGGCATGTACATG GTAACGCCACTGTGAAGAGCATGTCTGGAGATGTAATTGTAG ATGGCTCAAACGGTTCACTGAAGGTTTCCTCCGACAGAGGAGATATTGATGTCTACGTGGGTGACAATGGCAGTGCCGATCTCCACAGTCAAGAAG GAGCAGTGTGTGTCCGTGTCCCCTCATCTTTAAGAGTAGGGGTGGAGCTCAGTGGCGCCTCGGTGGATATCAGCCCAGAGGTGTTGCTGCACGGAGCAGAGCACAACACAGCCCAAGGCCAAACCACAGTCACTG GTTACGTGAACGGTGACCCCCAAGTGGATCAGCGGATCAAGGCTCAGGCAGACAGAGGCTCCATTAGGCTGAAGACACAAAGCTGGTTTGAGTCCCTGAAGCTTGGAAGCTGA